One window of Pelmatolapia mariae isolate MD_Pm_ZW linkage group LG18, Pm_UMD_F_2, whole genome shotgun sequence genomic DNA carries:
- the dusp22b gene encoding dual specificity protein phosphatase 22-B: protein MGNGINKVLPDLYLGNFKDARDREQLARNNITHILSIHDSAAPILQEMTYLCISAADLPTQNLSQYFKQSIVFMHESRLKGEGCLVHCLAGVSRSVTLVVAYIMTVTGLGWQEALAAVKVVRPCAGPNLGFQRQLQEFEKTQAEQFREWLRTEYKENPFNDEADIRDLLDQASKVKAEAIEELANTPPGGI, encoded by the exons ATGGGTAATGGCATCAACAAG GTCCTTCCTGATTTATACCTGGGAAATTTCAAAG ATGCAAGGGACAGAGAACAGTTAGCCAGAAACAACATTACACACATCCTGTCCATTCATGACAGTGCAGCTCCTATCCTCCAG GAGATGACCTATCTCTGCATTTCAGCAGCTGACCTTCCCACACAAAACCT ATCTCAGTACTTCAAACAAAGTATTGTTTTCATGCACGAGTCCCGCCTAAAAGGAGAAGGCTGCCTAGTTCACTG TTTGGCTGGTGTGTCCCGTAGTGTCACGCTGGTTGTAGCTTACATAATGACGGTGACAGGATTGGGCTGGCAGGAAGCCCTGGCTGCGGTGAAGGTGGTCCGGCCGTGCGCTGGCCCAAACCTGGGCTTCCAGCGGCAGCTCCAGGAATTTGAAAAAACTCAAgctgaacag TTCAGAGAGTGGCTACGGACGGAATACAAGGAGAATCCTTTTAATGATGAAGCTGATATACGTGACTTGCTTGATCAGGCATCTAAAGTCAAGGCTGAAGCAATAGAAGAACTTGCAAACACCCCACCTGGAGGTATCTGA
- the opn7a gene encoding opsin 7, group member a, whose translation MGLLNEDIAFHSSIPAPLDITVAVVYSVFGVCSLFGNSTLLYISYKKKNVLKPAEYFIINLAVSDLGLTLSLYPMAITSSFYHRWLYGKTVCSVYAFCGMLFGICSLTTLTLLSMVCFVKVCYPLYGNRFNSVHGRLLIACAWVYALLFACSPLAHWGEYGPEPYGTACCIDWRLSNQLSTARSYTVALFIFCYILPCCAILASYTGILVAVHASRRTMEQHALRPTHMSSIQIVIVKLSVAVCIGFFAAWSPYAIVSMWAAFGHVENIPPMAFAMPAMFAKSSTIYNPIIYLMLRPNFRSMVCSDLGALCQVSMKGCICSQCQVKCCLKPKIRVRLRAVHRQTIHFASSNSPAQPPIVTLKGQSCEKGKDVFECFKHSPQIFGVTKPAASRELSQDRDIPVPLTHVQDAKSECRKEKSLIATSWGKRTLETDNFCINLEMVQRHAKVAWP comes from the exons GAGTATGTTCACTATTTGGCAACAGCACACTGTTGTACATCTCTTACAAGAAAAAGAACGTCCTGAAACCCGCCGAGTACTTCATCATCAACCTTGCTGTCAGTGACTTGGGCCTGACTCTGTCCCTTTACCCCATGGCGATAACTTCAAGTTTCTACCACAG GTGGCTGTATGGGAAAACAGTGTGCTCCGTATACGCATTTTGTGGCATGTTGTTTGGCATCTGCAGTCTGACCACTCTAACCCTGCTAAGCATGGTGTGCTTTGTGAAAGTATGTTATCCGCTCTATG GAAACAGGTTTAACTCTGTTCATGGCCGTCTGCTTATTGCCTGTGCTTGGGTCTACGCCCTGCTGTTTGCATGCTCCCCACTGGCCCACTGGGGGGAGTATGGACCAGAGCCTTACGGCACTGCCTGTTGCATTGACTGGCGCCTGTCCAATCAACTCAGCACAGCACGATCTTACACTGTGGCACTGTTCATCTTCTGCTACATCCTTCCATGCTGTGCGATCTTAGCATCCTACACAGGAATCCTGGTCGCAGTGCATGCATCTCGCAGAACTATGGAGCAACATGCACTGAGGCCAACTCACATGAGCAGCATCCAGATAGTTATTGTTAAG CTGAGTGTGGCAGTCTGCATTGGTTTCTTTGCGGCATGGAGTCCATATGCCATCGTATCCATGTGGGCTGCCTTTGGACATGTCGAAAACATCCCTCCCATGGCATTTGCCATGCCAGCCATGTTTGCAAAGTCCTCCACCATCTACAACCCGATCATCTACCTGATGCTAAGACCAAACTTCCGCAGTATGGTATGCAGCGATCTGGGTGCACTATGCCAGGTCTCTATGAAGGGCTGCATCTGCAGCCAGTGCCAAGTAAAGTGCTGCTTAAAGCCAAAGATCAGGGTCAGACTTCGTGCAGTCCACAGACAGACCATTCACTTTGCTTCATCCAACTCCCCTGCTCAACCACCAATAGTGACATTAAAGGGTCAGAGCTGTGAGAAGGGCAAGGATGTGTTTGAGTGCTTCAAACACAGCCCTCAAATATTTGGTGTCACTAAGCCAGCTGCCAGTAGAGAGTTATCACAGGATCGAGACATTCCAGTTCCTCTAACGCACGTGCAGGACGCAAAAAGTGAGTGCCGAAAAGAGAAATCCCTTATAGCCACCTCATGGGGGAAAAGAACTTTAGAAACGGATAATTTCTGTATCAATTTGGAGATGGTTCAAAGGCATGCAAAAGTGGCCTGGCCCTGA
- the ripk1l gene encoding receptor-interacting serine/threonine-protein kinase 1 isoform X2, whose translation MATAPESSLHMRSTDLIIKEPLDYGGFGEVYLCYHVTLGQVVLKTMYTGRLRNEESKKSLLEEGKIMASLNHERVVKLLGVIMEDRDCSLVMELIPRGNLLDMLETVSVPISIKGRIILEILEGMMYLTEKNVIHKDIKPENILVDKDFHIKIADLGLATCQTWSKLTKEESRRNSRMRRSTGVRGAGTLSYMAPEHLESIHNPSTEKSDVYSFAIVVWVILTGEEPYANARSEDQISQCVRNGDRPAEDLIPEDTPSEIIQLMKRCWDRNPEERPTFKEAYNIFRPFYMENLEPLVEEDLLHLKSSYEGPEDLVEKMKSLSVSPESFSGDCPAPLISSDRSVSVPVEASIEDLHGNQYEQCPGHLQTDAKASNSPSELQEKLDRELQYHKHGSYNCENHSDAGNSFHTANPFLRSNVSISDHSARQPEQEKSSVLSWTKAEPLWPTNQEEPWYRPSAGAFETSSTPTPFHLPMSSSTPSLSAFNQQHPHSHLDRQQSWPTYPVSDTSAPDLTSGHVLTTSKSCQMHDQGSLYIQNASGIQIGSNNTMSIRGYDPSLSLSSVSANSSTNSPIKEGIQKYEDHAVTEEHLDVLRENIGTKWKRCARRLGLTNVDIETIEHDCYRDGLPEMVHQMLERWKMKEGCIGCTVGKLCRALDGNIKVDVIQKILDICNSSSSLG comes from the exons ATGGCCACCGCGCCTGAGTCCTCACTTCACATGAGGTCGACGGATCTCATTATAAAAGAACCCCTGGATTACGGAGGTTTTGGAGAAGTTTACTTATGTTATCACGTGACGCTGGGCCAGGTGGTGTTAAAGACTATGTACACTGGACGTCTGCGCAACGA GGAGAGTAAAAAATCACTACTGGAGGAAGGAAAGATCATGGCGAGCCTGAACCATGAGCGAGTGGTCAAGTTGCTGGGTGTGATTATGGAGGATCGAGATTGCTCTCTTGTCATGGAACTCATCCCCAGAGGCAACCTACTGGACATGCTGGAGACC GTCAGTGTGCCGATATCTATCAAGGGAAGAATCATTCTAGAGATTTTGGAGGGAATGATGTACCTCACAGAAAAGAATGTCATACACAAGGACATCAAGCCAGAAAACATCTTAGTGGACAAGGATTTTCACATCAAG ATTGCAGATCTTGGTCTGGCCACCTGCCAAACGTGGAGTAAACTCACCAAGGAGGAATCTCGCAGGAACAGCCGTATGAGGCGATCGACTGGTGTGAGAGGAGCTGGCACACTGAGCTACATGGCCCCGGAGCACCTGGAGAGTATTCATAATCCCTCCACTGAGAAGTCTGACGTGTACAGTTTTGCCATCGTGGTGTGGGTCATTCTCACAGGGGAAGAGCCATATGCAA ATGCCAGGAGTGAAGACCAAATCAGCCAGTGTGTTCGTAACGGTGACCGACCGGCAGAGGATCTTATTCCAGAGGACACACCTTCTGAAATAATTCAGCTCATGAAAAGATGCTGGGATCGCAATCCTGAGGAACGGCCGACTTTTAAAG AGGCCTACAACATCTTCCGTCCTTTCTACATGGAAAACCTTGAACCACTTGTAGAGGAAGATTTGCTTCACCTGAAG AGTTCATACGAAGGCCCAGAGGATCTTGTTGAGAAGATGAAGTCTTTATCAGTGAGCCCTGAAAGTTTTTCAGGAG ATTGCCCCGCTCCGTTGATAAGTTCAGACAGAAGTGTGTCCGTGCCAGTTGAAGCCAGTATCGAGGATCTGCACGGCAACCAATATGAACAATGTCCAGGGCATCTTCAGACAGATGCTAAGGCAAGTAACAGCCCTTCAGAGTTGCAGGAGAAGCTGGATCGGGAGCTTCAGTACCACAAACACGGCAGTTATAACTGTGAGAACCACTCCGATGCTGGCAACTCCTTCCATACCGCAAATCCTTTCCTGAGAAGCAACGTCAGCATTTCAGATCACTCTGCACGGCAACCAGAACAAGAAAAATCTTCTGTACTCTCCTGGACAAAAGCTGAGCCGTTGTGGCCCACAAACCAGGAAGAGCCTTGGTATCGTCCCTCTGCAGGTGCCTTTGAGACCTCTTCCACACCTACTCCATTCCACTTACCTATGTCTTCCAGCACACCCTCTCTGTCAGCGTTTAACCAGCAACATCCCCACTCCCACTTGGACCGGCAGCAGTCCTGGCCAACTTACCCAGTGTCTGATACGTCTGCCCCTGACCTCACCTCTGGACATGTTTTGACCACTTCAAAGAGTTGCCAGATGCACGATCAGG GATCCCTTTACATTCAGAATGCCAGCGGGATTCAGATTGGAAGCAACAACACAATGAGCATCAGAGGTTATGACCCCTCTCTTAGCTTGTCATCTGTATCTGCTAACAGCTCAACTAACTCTCCCATCAAAGAAGGCATTCAGAAATATG AGGACCACGCTGTGACGGAGGAGCACCTGGACGTGCTAAGAGAAAACATTGGGACCAAGTGGAAGCGCTGTGCGCGGCGTTTGGGTCTGACCAATGTGGATATAGAGACCATAGAGCATGATTGCTATCGTGATGGTCTGCCAGAAATGGTGCACCAGATGCTGGAGCGCTGGAAAATGAAGGAGGGCTGTATTGGGTGTACAGTTGGGAAGCTTTGCCGAGCTCTAGACGGAAACATAAAGGTAGATGTCATCCAGAAAATACTAGACATCTGCAATTCGTCTTCCTCACTGGGATAA
- the ripk1l gene encoding receptor-interacting serine/threonine-protein kinase 1 isoform X1 has protein sequence MHLGMATAPESSLHMRSTDLIIKEPLDYGGFGEVYLCYHVTLGQVVLKTMYTGRLRNEESKKSLLEEGKIMASLNHERVVKLLGVIMEDRDCSLVMELIPRGNLLDMLETVSVPISIKGRIILEILEGMMYLTEKNVIHKDIKPENILVDKDFHIKIADLGLATCQTWSKLTKEESRRNSRMRRSTGVRGAGTLSYMAPEHLESIHNPSTEKSDVYSFAIVVWVILTGEEPYANARSEDQISQCVRNGDRPAEDLIPEDTPSEIIQLMKRCWDRNPEERPTFKEAYNIFRPFYMENLEPLVEEDLLHLKSSYEGPEDLVEKMKSLSVSPESFSGDCPAPLISSDRSVSVPVEASIEDLHGNQYEQCPGHLQTDAKASNSPSELQEKLDRELQYHKHGSYNCENHSDAGNSFHTANPFLRSNVSISDHSARQPEQEKSSVLSWTKAEPLWPTNQEEPWYRPSAGAFETSSTPTPFHLPMSSSTPSLSAFNQQHPHSHLDRQQSWPTYPVSDTSAPDLTSGHVLTTSKSCQMHDQGSLYIQNASGIQIGSNNTMSIRGYDPSLSLSSVSANSSTNSPIKEGIQKYEDHAVTEEHLDVLRENIGTKWKRCARRLGLTNVDIETIEHDCYRDGLPEMVHQMLERWKMKEGCIGCTVGKLCRALDGNIKVDVIQKILDICNSSSSLG, from the exons ATGCATTTGG GGATGGCCACCGCGCCTGAGTCCTCACTTCACATGAGGTCGACGGATCTCATTATAAAAGAACCCCTGGATTACGGAGGTTTTGGAGAAGTTTACTTATGTTATCACGTGACGCTGGGCCAGGTGGTGTTAAAGACTATGTACACTGGACGTCTGCGCAACGA GGAGAGTAAAAAATCACTACTGGAGGAAGGAAAGATCATGGCGAGCCTGAACCATGAGCGAGTGGTCAAGTTGCTGGGTGTGATTATGGAGGATCGAGATTGCTCTCTTGTCATGGAACTCATCCCCAGAGGCAACCTACTGGACATGCTGGAGACC GTCAGTGTGCCGATATCTATCAAGGGAAGAATCATTCTAGAGATTTTGGAGGGAATGATGTACCTCACAGAAAAGAATGTCATACACAAGGACATCAAGCCAGAAAACATCTTAGTGGACAAGGATTTTCACATCAAG ATTGCAGATCTTGGTCTGGCCACCTGCCAAACGTGGAGTAAACTCACCAAGGAGGAATCTCGCAGGAACAGCCGTATGAGGCGATCGACTGGTGTGAGAGGAGCTGGCACACTGAGCTACATGGCCCCGGAGCACCTGGAGAGTATTCATAATCCCTCCACTGAGAAGTCTGACGTGTACAGTTTTGCCATCGTGGTGTGGGTCATTCTCACAGGGGAAGAGCCATATGCAA ATGCCAGGAGTGAAGACCAAATCAGCCAGTGTGTTCGTAACGGTGACCGACCGGCAGAGGATCTTATTCCAGAGGACACACCTTCTGAAATAATTCAGCTCATGAAAAGATGCTGGGATCGCAATCCTGAGGAACGGCCGACTTTTAAAG AGGCCTACAACATCTTCCGTCCTTTCTACATGGAAAACCTTGAACCACTTGTAGAGGAAGATTTGCTTCACCTGAAG AGTTCATACGAAGGCCCAGAGGATCTTGTTGAGAAGATGAAGTCTTTATCAGTGAGCCCTGAAAGTTTTTCAGGAG ATTGCCCCGCTCCGTTGATAAGTTCAGACAGAAGTGTGTCCGTGCCAGTTGAAGCCAGTATCGAGGATCTGCACGGCAACCAATATGAACAATGTCCAGGGCATCTTCAGACAGATGCTAAGGCAAGTAACAGCCCTTCAGAGTTGCAGGAGAAGCTGGATCGGGAGCTTCAGTACCACAAACACGGCAGTTATAACTGTGAGAACCACTCCGATGCTGGCAACTCCTTCCATACCGCAAATCCTTTCCTGAGAAGCAACGTCAGCATTTCAGATCACTCTGCACGGCAACCAGAACAAGAAAAATCTTCTGTACTCTCCTGGACAAAAGCTGAGCCGTTGTGGCCCACAAACCAGGAAGAGCCTTGGTATCGTCCCTCTGCAGGTGCCTTTGAGACCTCTTCCACACCTACTCCATTCCACTTACCTATGTCTTCCAGCACACCCTCTCTGTCAGCGTTTAACCAGCAACATCCCCACTCCCACTTGGACCGGCAGCAGTCCTGGCCAACTTACCCAGTGTCTGATACGTCTGCCCCTGACCTCACCTCTGGACATGTTTTGACCACTTCAAAGAGTTGCCAGATGCACGATCAGG GATCCCTTTACATTCAGAATGCCAGCGGGATTCAGATTGGAAGCAACAACACAATGAGCATCAGAGGTTATGACCCCTCTCTTAGCTTGTCATCTGTATCTGCTAACAGCTCAACTAACTCTCCCATCAAAGAAGGCATTCAGAAATATG AGGACCACGCTGTGACGGAGGAGCACCTGGACGTGCTAAGAGAAAACATTGGGACCAAGTGGAAGCGCTGTGCGCGGCGTTTGGGTCTGACCAATGTGGATATAGAGACCATAGAGCATGATTGCTATCGTGATGGTCTGCCAGAAATGGTGCACCAGATGCTGGAGCGCTGGAAAATGAAGGAGGGCTGTATTGGGTGTACAGTTGGGAAGCTTTGCCGAGCTCTAGACGGAAACATAAAGGTAGATGTCATCCAGAAAATACTAGACATCTGCAATTCGTCTTCCTCACTGGGATAA